A stretch of the Panicum virgatum strain AP13 chromosome 9N, P.virgatum_v5, whole genome shotgun sequence genome encodes the following:
- the LOC120693366 gene encoding transcription factor bHLH18-like has product MEEDSGLFMQWAMDTLRHAAISNNDCSEATTFPSLQALREASHAAEMVQELISAAPASSWSSGDTTDGSSGGNNPPSAAMDHDAWPPTPNSARRAPAAPTLARSSSSTNLPVSWNFGAASAPPGSDGMLPAEAEAAPTHRLPDIVCGSPPTRRAGVKGAAGSMSTPYAQDHIIAERKRREKINQRFIELSTVIPGLKKMDKATILSEATKYVKELQEKLRDLEAGGSNGRSIVETVVLVKRPCRHDAAKPDEDGSPLSASSAAPAARKQLPEIEARFSDKSVMVRINCEDGKGVVVKVLTEVEELRLSITHANVMPFPAGTLIITITAKVEEGFTVNAEDIVGRLNSALLHQHHSSCNSTDEETGN; this is encoded by the exons ATGGAGGAGGACTCGGGCCTGTTTATGCAGTGGGCGATGGACACGCTGCGGCACGCCGCCATCAGCAACAACGACTGCAGCGAGGCAACGACCTTCCCCTCGCTCCAAGCGCTCCGGGAGGCCTCGCACGCGGCCGAAATGGTCCAGGAGCTCATCTCGGCAGCGCCGGCGAGCAGCTGGAGCTCCGGCGACACCACCGACGGCAGCAGCGGAGGCAACAACCCGCCCAGCGCGGCCATGGATCACGATGCCTGGCCGCCGACGCCCAACTCCGCCAGGCGCGCACCCGCCGCACCGACGCTGgccagaagcagcagcagcaccaaccTTCCGGTGAGCTGGAACTTCGgcgccgcctcggcgccgccgggcaGCGACGGCATGCtgccggcggaggcggaggccgccCCCACGCACCGCCTGCCGGACATAGTGTGCGGGTCGCCACCGACGAGGAGAGCAGGTGTAAAGGGCGCGGCGGGATCCATGTCGACGCCGTACGCTCAAGACCACATCATCGCGGAGCGGAAGCGGCGGGAGAAGATCAACCAACGCTTCATCGAGCTCTCCACCGTCATCCCCGGCCTCAAGAAG ATGGACAAGGCGACGATCCTTTCTGAAGCGACCAAGTACGTCAAGGAGCTTCAAGAAAAGCTCAGAGACCTGGAGGCTGGCGGCAGCAACGGCAGGAGCATTGTCGAGACCGTGGTGCTCGTCAAGAGGCCATGCCGCCATGATGCGGCCAAGCCGGACGAAGATGGCTCCCCGTTGTCAGCGTCATCAGCCGCGCCTGCGGCGAGGAAGCAGCTGCCGGAGATCGAGGCCCGGTTCTCGGATAAGAGCGTCATGGTGAGGATCAACTGCGAGGACGGCAAGGGGGTGGTCGTGAAGGTGCTCACCGAGGTCGAGGAGCTCCGCCTCAGTATCACCCACGCCAATGTCATGCCGTTCCCGGCGGGCACTCTGATCATAACCATTACAGCAAAG GTGGAGGAGGGGTTCACCGTAAATGCAGAGGACATCGTTGGCAGACTCAATTCTGCATTACTGCACCAGCATCATAGCAGCTGTAACAGCACAGATGAGGAAACAGGAAACTAG